The following coding sequences lie in one Brevibacterium marinum genomic window:
- a CDS encoding EAL domain-containing protein codes for MVVEAVHDLDQALEELVRSGGIETYFAPVVDAYTFDKVGYQILQAPIDDPALGHAESENLRREMHASAMIGDIDASLRAAALRTAEDAGLAKSNRLFLHAEGESFATLEDRTEEPDRSVILQLDASRVSSSPASVLRAVRQARSMGWGVGMSSVGPDLRSTSFVPLVNPSVVGLHPDVLRIDSDSHLAELNRLLHAHLERTGAVILADGVTTEDDLDRVRALGARFMTGPFFGQATQNPDPFTDPIEDGLVDHHSRNLPALGTPYSIAQGLRREPLVMNRELLIAQIAALEERALASGAATVTLGVFGEDETFSQDTRDRYERIRDTAGLSAMFSGGFTEPPIPGVRTGVVDASDPMRNEHGVVVVGPDWSGLVAASKRNDPGSDGQTVFDVYITTERYTCVDAARSALTRISPVSASS; via the coding sequence ATGGTGGTTGAGGCGGTACACGATCTGGACCAGGCTCTCGAAGAGCTGGTGCGCTCGGGTGGGATCGAAACCTATTTCGCCCCCGTCGTCGATGCGTACACATTCGACAAGGTTGGTTATCAGATCCTTCAGGCTCCCATCGACGACCCTGCACTCGGTCATGCCGAGTCGGAGAATCTCCGTCGCGAGATGCATGCATCGGCCATGATCGGCGACATCGACGCCTCGTTGCGGGCAGCAGCCCTTCGGACGGCTGAAGACGCCGGTCTGGCCAAATCGAACAGGCTCTTCCTGCACGCCGAGGGCGAATCCTTCGCCACGCTCGAAGATCGCACCGAAGAGCCCGACCGGTCCGTCATCCTCCAGCTCGACGCCTCCCGTGTGTCGTCGTCACCGGCATCGGTCCTCCGCGCCGTGCGCCAGGCTCGGTCGATGGGCTGGGGCGTGGGAATGTCCTCGGTCGGCCCGGATCTGCGCAGCACCTCCTTCGTTCCCCTGGTCAATCCCTCCGTGGTCGGCCTCCATCCCGACGTGCTGCGCATCGACAGTGATTCGCATTTGGCGGAGCTCAACAGGCTGCTCCACGCTCACCTCGAGCGCACCGGCGCCGTGATCCTCGCCGATGGCGTCACGACCGAGGACGATCTCGACCGTGTCCGCGCATTGGGCGCCCGATTCATGACAGGACCGTTCTTCGGTCAGGCAACCCAAAACCCCGATCCCTTCACCGATCCGATCGAGGATGGTCTGGTCGACCACCATTCCCGCAACCTTCCGGCCCTGGGGACTCCGTACTCCATCGCTCAGGGTCTGCGTCGGGAACCACTCGTGATGAATCGCGAACTGCTCATCGCCCAGATCGCGGCTCTCGAAGAGCGTGCACTCGCCTCGGGTGCCGCGACGGTGACCCTCGGGGTCTTCGGGGAGGACGAGACGTTCTCGCAGGACACACGCGATCGCTATGAGCGCATCCGCGATACGGCGGGCCTGAGCGCGATGTTCTCCGGCGGTTTCACAGAGCCGCCGATCCCGGGCGTACGCACCGGCGTCGTCGATGCCTCGGATCCCATGCGCAATGAGCACGGTGTCGTCGTGGTCGGCCCGGACTGGTCGGGTCTCGTCGCCGCGTCGAAGCGCAATGACCCGGGCAGTGATGGTCAGACCGTGTTCGATGTCTACATTACGACCGAACGCTACACGTGCGTCGACGCCGCCCGAAGCGCACTGACCCGGATATCGCCGGTCTCGGCCTCCAGCTGA